A region of the Bremerella alba genome:
GCTCGACTCGTTGAAGCAGGCCGGTACGATTCGCTTCACCGGCCTGGCCGGCACTACCGTCAACGAGATGACCTACCTGGTTCAGCAAGACAAGTTCGATGTCGTCCTGACGGCGTTCAATTACAACGCGTTATTTCGCGAAGCCGAATCAACCGTCATCCCAGCGGCGACCGCCCAAAACATGGGAATCGTCCTCGGCTCGGCGTTGGGGCAAGGCTCTCTTACCCGGCCGTCGAGCGTTTCGTCTGCCAGCAATCAGGTTTGGCTGTCCGCCGCTCGCCGCGAACAACTCGAACAGTACGCGCGGCTTCTCGATGAATCTGGCATGACGCCTGTCGAACTTTGCCTGAGGTTTGCGATTTCGGACGACCGCGTTCACACGATCCCGATCGGTTGCAAGACGATCCAACAGTTAGAAACATGCGTCGGGGTCGTTGAAAAAGGGCCTCTGCCGGAAGATGTTCGCACGCGTCTCGACGAAATCGCAGCCATGCTGCCATATCGCCCCTACGAAGAGCCGATGATTTTGCCCCTAGGTAAAAACTATCCAGGACCAGGGATCGCCAACATGGGAGCCGCCGTACAGGTCGGCAAACTGCCAGACTAGATTCGGCAGTGTCGTAGCAGGTTGGCCACAGCATCGGAGAAGCTCTGCATGACTGGCAGGAAATAGCCACAGAGGTCTACGTGTGCATGGCTCTGCGTTGCTTTGCTGCGTGGTGTTCACTACTTTTTTGTCCACTTAGCGCACGAGAAAAGCCTCGCGAAGATTCGCGAGGCTTTTTGTCTTGTCGTGGAAGTCGCAGTCCTTAGCGGTTCAGCGTGAAGCCAAACGCCACACCCGAGAAAGTCATATCGTCGCTATCCTGAAAGTTCGGATCGCGGCCGATACCCGTACCGAAGTACATGTGTTGCCAAGCTACGTCGAGAGTAATCTCGCGAGTCACGTGGTAGGCAGCACCCAGGCTGAACTCACCACCAACCACACCGTTGCTGTAGTCTTCTTCGTTGCCGCGGAAGATCCAGTTCTGACCACCGAACGCACGTACTGTCGAGTACAGTGTCCACTGGCCACGCTGCGAGAACATGCGTCCGCCTAACTGACCCAGCAGCATGTTATTCTGCACAAAGATCGGTGTCGGAATCACATGGGTTTTGTCGTTGAACTGGGCGTATCGCACACCCACCATCGGTTCGATCCAGAATCCTTTATGGAACTGGTCTAAACGCCAGGTTCGGTTGACTTCAAAGCTGTTGAAGTCAGCACGATTGACCAGGTCGTACGAAGGACCGTCCAAACGCCAGCCGCTCATCAACCAGCCGTAGTTGTCGTCGGTCATGTAACCGAAGTCGAGTCGGTTACCATACGTGGCGTCACCGTCCCAGGGGCCTGGGGCCGTTTCACCACGGCTCACGTTCATGAACAATCGGTGATATTCAAAAAATATCCCGGTGTTCGGATCGATCGTGTCTTGCCCGTACTGTTCAGTAATCGGGGGCGCGAACCACTGGAAATCATAGTTTTCCAGATTGACGTCGCTGAACGGCTGCATTGCGCCGGGAAAATCAGTTTCATACTGTGCTTGCACGCTGGATGCGACAGCCAGATTGGCTGTAATTACCAGGCTCCACAGTGCTTTACGATAGCTCAACATGGTCCACTTCTACCTTGTGACTTCCACGGTATTTGGTATGGACGACGTCACCGGTTACGATGACGAAAGTTCCTGCGTTGCCGTTTGTATCGGTACGTCTGCGAGTGGGAATTGAACCAGTTTGGTAAACTCTGCCGAAAATTCGGGCTAATCCGCAAAACCCCCCACCGATTGGCCTTGTAACCCCATATTTTTTACCTCATCGATTTCTTTTTCCCTTCTGGAAACGAACTGCGTATATTGCGGGTAAGATACTAGAGATAGTTTTGCTAGCGATTTAAAAGGACCGCTCATGTCACGCTTCCCACTTCTTCGTGCCCTTGGACCACTGCTCGACCGACGTCTCTGGACCCTGGTCCTTTCGATCATGCTAGCGTCCGGGGCCCAGGCCGAGACCAAAACCGACAGCGACGCGCCAGAATTCGTCCGCGTCAAAAAGAACGCCGCAGACCGCCCGGTGGCCCTGCAAACGGCTATCGCCAACTACCAATCGAAAGATGGTAACCTCAAGATCGCCCTGGTCGGGGCCGTGCATATCGGCGAAGACTCCTACTACCAGGACCTCAACAAACGATTCAAAACATACGACGCCGTCATGTACGAACTGGTCGCCCCCGAAGGAACACGCGTTCCCAAAGGGCATAAGGGCACCAACAGCCCAGTCAGCGGCCTGCAGAACGGCATGAAAGACATGCTGGAACTCGAGTTCCAATTAGAGAAGGTCGACTACTCGCCCGAAAATTTCGTCCACGCCGACATGTCGCCTGAAGAGTTCGCCAAAGACATGGAAGAACGCGGCGACGGCTTGCTGCACATGTTTGCCCGAGCCATGGGGCAGGGGCTCGTTCAGCAGTCTAAGGGAGGAAACAGCGACGCTGCTATCATGATGGCAATGTTCTCTGCCGATCGCGCGAAGAAACTTCGCCGTGTGTTTGCCACCCAGGTTTCCGACATGGACACCGCGATGAAAGCGATTGAAGGGGAAAACGGTTCCACCATTATCTCGCAGCGCAACGCCAAGGCCTTCGAGGTT
Encoded here:
- a CDS encoding aldo/keto reductase, with the translated sequence MQTRKLGRTGLDVSLLSIGGLYTSSLAGGVSETKRIMQKAIDLGINAVDTAPAYADSEMTLGNAIADLSAPLIVTTKLGGRPTPFNPQDADALRASVQESLRLLGRECIDILMIHEPDRPQQYPWWTSYDPLDGPVLEVLDSLKQAGTIRFTGLAGTTVNEMTYLVQQDKFDVVLTAFNYNALFREAESTVIPAATAQNMGIVLGSALGQGSLTRPSSVSSASNQVWLSAARREQLEQYARLLDESGMTPVELCLRFAISDDRVHTIPIGCKTIQQLETCVGVVEKGPLPEDVRTRLDEIAAMLPYRPYEEPMILPLGKNYPGPGIANMGAAVQVGKLPD